A stretch of Treponema vincentii F0403 DNA encodes these proteins:
- the trxB gene encoding thioredoxin-disulfide reductase produces the protein MNTNYDIIVIGAGAAGMAAAQYACRANLKVLVLEEKAPGGQAVLIDSLENYPGYAEPINGFEFSENMRKQAAGFGAEFSSDKVEAVTKNGDKTFTVKTADKTYTALAVILATGAEHRSLGVTGEKELQGKGVSYCATCDGPFFRNKHIVVVGGGDAACDEALFLANLTDTVTMVHRRDTFRAQKALVTRTLNNPHIKAVFDTTVTEIKGTDKVTAVVLRNIKTQEERELACDAVFFFVGMNPKTELFPDATKDAAGYIVTDEDMRTSIEGLYAAGDVRAKSFRQVVTAVADGAIAAHTAAAYIDNLRS, from the coding sequence ATGAATACAAATTATGACATTATTGTTATCGGCGCAGGCGCGGCGGGTATGGCTGCGGCGCAATATGCATGCCGAGCAAATTTAAAAGTATTGGTGCTGGAAGAAAAAGCGCCGGGCGGACAGGCGGTTTTAATCGATTCACTTGAAAATTATCCCGGATACGCGGAACCGATTAACGGCTTTGAATTTTCGGAAAATATGCGTAAACAGGCGGCGGGATTCGGCGCGGAGTTTTCTTCCGATAAAGTTGAAGCGGTTACCAAAAACGGGGATAAAACCTTTACCGTCAAAACCGCGGATAAAACCTATACGGCGCTTGCAGTCATTCTTGCGACGGGGGCGGAGCACCGCAGCCTCGGCGTAACGGGAGAAAAAGAGCTTCAGGGTAAAGGCGTTTCGTATTGCGCTACCTGCGACGGCCCCTTCTTTAGAAACAAGCACATCGTCGTAGTCGGCGGAGGGGATGCAGCCTGCGATGAAGCGCTCTTCCTTGCCAATCTGACGGACACCGTTACAATGGTTCACCGCCGCGACACGTTCCGCGCGCAAAAGGCGCTCGTTACCCGGACATTGAACAATCCTCATATAAAGGCGGTATTCGATACAACCGTTACGGAAATTAAAGGAACCGATAAGGTAACGGCGGTAGTGTTGCGGAACATAAAAACGCAAGAGGAGCGGGAGCTTGCCTGCGATGCGGTATTCTTTTTTGTCGGTATGAATCCTAAAACGGAGCTGTTCCCCGACGCAACAAAAGATGCTGCCGGATATATCGTTACCGATGAGGATATGCGTACTTCCATCGAAGGGCTCTACGCGGCGGGCGATGTGCGCGCTAAATCCTTCCGGCAAGTGGTTACTGCAGTTGCCGACGGCGCTATTGCCGCTCATACCGCTGCAGCCTATATCGATAATCTCCGCAGCTAA
- a CDS encoding MerR family transcriptional regulator, with product MGRAGKTVTGFSIGEVEKLTGIKAHILRYWEQTLPFLRPQKDAQGRRLYTDHHLDLIFRMKYLIEVRKFTLEGAGQQLLSDLSGKDGRGRITELSGIRGELLNVYRLIQVYKKEQCP from the coding sequence ATGGGAAGAGCGGGTAAAACCGTGACAGGCTTTTCCATCGGCGAGGTTGAAAAGCTCACCGGCATCAAGGCTCATATTCTCCGCTATTGGGAACAGACTCTGCCTTTTTTGCGCCCGCAAAAGGATGCTCAGGGCAGGAGACTCTATACCGACCACCACCTCGATTTAATTTTCCGTATGAAGTATCTGATTGAGGTACGGAAGTTTACGCTTGAAGGAGCAGGGCAACAGCTGCTTTCCGATCTTTCCGGCAAGGATGGCCGCGGACGTATTACGGAGCTTTCTGGCATCCGCGGTGAACTGTTAAATGTATACAGGCTTATTCAAGTTTACAAGAAAGAACAGTGTCCATAA
- a CDS encoding DUF58 domain-containing protein has translation MMRIRITVHGAVYTAMGALLLISGLLRGELLSAVCGGLLTLYAGFAAAAVGVTALCWKAQEPELTEDGSGFTVIPARSKAVQAGETARFPPCVPGSAVCYTIEFSLSPNHTAEAAETVETLFIPLQGMQAACYPEHLHRGRYFYKRQYLNIRDFAGFFAALYMQSPCLSAAYTVVQPVLPPNKALAPDLRSRAVNDLPSQERTHELYESRPYFPGDDPRKIHWKLYAHTQTLSIKLGAFEPPPVKRLTIYIEEPVVLKKERVSAAAVYDAFIGRLSGVIVQLLNAGIQCSLLLYDYPQKALQHYELIEEGSAAAAQIQNLLAVPALRFSPEAIPDAAVVFNAVHGGGLLYCYLPAVGKKIAASPKSTAGEKAPIYEAAAYKKITADEKIAACRRSGIETLFCLAAPPVPEEYTPDDSRMTDGTASGRESSSAAEPKPSAQHRILGRRYIHRLLYSSAASARQDAFYRNVREAAERELRIFTAGNCHAELL, from the coding sequence ATGATGCGGATACGGATTACGGTACACGGTGCGGTATACACCGCAATGGGAGCGCTGCTTTTAATAAGCGGCCTGCTCCGCGGAGAGCTTTTGAGCGCAGTCTGCGGCGGATTACTCACCCTCTATGCCGGTTTTGCCGCCGCAGCCGTGGGCGTTACCGCCCTTTGTTGGAAAGCGCAAGAACCCGAACTAACGGAAGACGGCAGCGGCTTTACGGTTATTCCCGCCCGTTCCAAAGCGGTGCAGGCAGGGGAGACTGCGCGCTTTCCTCCTTGCGTTCCCGGAAGTGCAGTATGTTACACGATTGAATTTTCACTATCACCCAACCATACCGCAGAAGCGGCGGAAACGGTAGAAACTCTTTTCATCCCGTTGCAGGGAATGCAGGCTGCCTGCTACCCGGAACATCTGCACCGCGGACGGTACTTTTATAAGCGGCAGTATCTCAACATCCGGGACTTTGCCGGTTTTTTTGCCGCGTTATATATGCAGTCGCCTTGTTTATCCGCCGCCTACACCGTAGTGCAGCCGGTGCTTCCGCCGAACAAAGCCTTGGCTCCCGACCTCCGCTCCCGTGCTGTAAACGATCTTCCGTCCCAAGAGCGTACACACGAGCTTTATGAATCGCGCCCGTATTTTCCCGGCGACGACCCGCGGAAAATTCACTGGAAACTCTATGCGCATACGCAAACCCTTTCGATAAAGCTCGGCGCTTTTGAACCGCCGCCGGTTAAACGTTTAACGATATATATAGAAGAACCGGTAGTTTTAAAAAAAGAGCGGGTATCGGCCGCCGCTGTATATGATGCTTTTATCGGCCGCCTTTCCGGTGTGATTGTGCAGCTGCTGAACGCCGGTATTCAATGTTCTCTTCTATTATATGACTATCCGCAAAAAGCCTTGCAGCACTACGAACTAATCGAGGAAGGATCCGCCGCTGCTGCGCAGATACAAAACCTGCTTGCCGTACCCGCGCTCCGTTTTTCGCCGGAAGCTATCCCCGATGCAGCGGTGGTCTTTAATGCAGTGCACGGCGGCGGCCTGCTATATTGTTATCTTCCCGCTGTAGGCAAAAAGATTGCCGCTTCCCCAAAAAGTACCGCGGGTGAAAAGGCTCCAATTTATGAGGCCGCTGCTTATAAAAAAATCACAGCGGATGAAAAAATCGCAGCGTGCCGCCGGAGCGGGATAGAAACGCTTTTTTGCCTTGCCGCACCTCCGGTACCGGAAGAATATACGCCGGACGATTCCCGGATGACAGACGGCACGGCCTCCGGCCGGGAATCTTCTTCGGCTGCCGAGCCTAAACCTTCTGCACAGCACCGTATTCTAGGCCGGAGGTACATACACCGGCTGCTGTACTCTTCCGCCGCTTCCGCACGGCAGGATGCTTTTTACCGCAACGTGCGGGAAGCCGCCGAGCGGGAACTCCGTATCTTTACCGCAGGAAATTGCCATGCAGAACTACTCTAA
- a CDS encoding glycoside hydrolase family 3 protein: MHRKYFAAVLFGAALLVLPQFKIQLNAQAQTGGLKTLPDFYDSVPAVELAGRITEAMTDDELLSQTFMFGWAGQAPTDLLMNWITERSLGSIKIFGWNTEDSVELAKAVSLLQKKANGTRFRIPLFVATDQEGGWIRHVKGRTSETPGNLAIGASGYPIDAYYEGFYIGRELSALGINLNFAPTVDLYTNHESSIIGPRSFGQSPEAAGILARAFMQGSNKAGVLTTAKHFPGHGDTALDSHGKLPSIAISKETFYNRELVPFQYLIDADVPAIMTGHLNFPAVSEHGEPASFSPYLLQTVLRGQLGFKGLIITDDMMMHGAIRYAGTVAKAVQLALEAGNDIIESSTTPRLYDAFWTENLQRMQTNEAFRLRVKDAARRIIETKLRYFKSGNAVPLYPDVYAVTEKLPDAEGQAFFLSLAARAITVVRGKYIPYTAKTGEKILLAGAYPAFLQAGLKRFPAARTSNLSDGIFTKTAASDTVIFCLSNDSSLQLLQQLYKTYPQKRYIIFSCLSPVFLSGIPEIPSALALYSYAPVSFTAGFAALLGDFKPQGHLPLDGIN; the protein is encoded by the coding sequence TTGCATCGTAAGTATTTTGCCGCCGTCCTATTCGGCGCCGCGCTGCTGGTTTTACCGCAGTTCAAGATACAACTGAATGCTCAAGCTCAAACCGGCGGGCTTAAAACGCTGCCCGACTTTTACGACTCCGTACCCGCCGTGGAACTTGCCGGCCGGATTACGGAGGCTATGACCGATGACGAGCTATTGTCCCAAACGTTCATGTTCGGATGGGCGGGACAGGCTCCTACCGACCTTTTGATGAACTGGATTACCGAGCGGAGCCTCGGCAGCATCAAGATATTCGGCTGGAACACCGAAGACAGCGTTGAACTTGCAAAGGCTGTCAGTCTTTTGCAGAAAAAAGCCAACGGTACCCGCTTTCGTATTCCGCTCTTTGTCGCAACTGATCAGGAGGGCGGCTGGATACGCCACGTTAAAGGCCGCACGTCGGAAACGCCCGGGAACCTTGCCATCGGCGCCTCCGGTTACCCTATTGACGCTTACTACGAAGGTTTTTATATCGGCCGCGAACTGTCGGCGCTTGGGATTAACCTCAATTTTGCGCCGACGGTAGACCTCTATACCAACCATGAATCTTCTATTATCGGGCCCCGCTCCTTCGGGCAATCGCCGGAGGCGGCGGGAATTTTAGCCCGCGCCTTTATGCAAGGCAGCAATAAAGCCGGCGTGCTCACTACGGCCAAGCATTTTCCCGGCCACGGAGATACCGCGCTTGACAGCCACGGAAAGCTGCCGAGTATTGCCATCTCCAAAGAGACGTTTTATAACCGCGAACTCGTTCCGTTCCAATATCTTATCGATGCGGATGTACCGGCGATTATGACCGGACACCTCAACTTTCCCGCCGTATCCGAGCACGGGGAGCCCGCCTCGTTTTCTCCGTATTTGCTGCAAACCGTACTGCGCGGGCAGCTCGGGTTTAAAGGCTTGATTATCACCGACGACATGATGATGCACGGCGCCATCCGCTATGCGGGTACGGTGGCTAAAGCGGTACAGCTCGCCCTTGAGGCAGGAAACGATATTATCGAATCTTCCACTACGCCGCGCCTCTACGATGCCTTTTGGACTGAAAATTTACAGCGGATGCAGACAAACGAAGCATTTAGGCTGAGGGTTAAAGACGCCGCGCGGAGAATTATCGAAACAAAGCTGAGGTATTTTAAAAGCGGCAATGCGGTTCCGCTGTACCCGGACGTGTATGCCGTTACCGAAAAGCTGCCCGATGCCGAAGGGCAGGCCTTTTTTCTTTCCCTTGCAGCGCGGGCGATTACCGTTGTCCGGGGTAAATACATTCCGTACACGGCAAAAACCGGGGAAAAGATATTGCTCGCAGGGGCATATCCCGCGTTTTTACAGGCAGGCTTAAAACGCTTTCCCGCCGCCCGAACCAGCAACCTGTCGGACGGCATTTTTACCAAGACCGCCGCAAGCGATACCGTTATCTTCTGTCTTTCAAACGATTCATCGCTCCAACTTTTACAGCAGCTCTATAAGACCTATCCCCAAAAACGGTATATTATTTTCTCCTGCCTTTCGCCGGTATTTCTGTCGGGCATTCCCGAAATCCCGTCCGCGCTTGCCCTTTACAGCTATGCGCCGGTTTCGTTTACCGCAGGCTTTGCCGCCTTGCTCGGCGATTTTAAACCGCAGGGGCATCTCCCGCTCGACGGGATCAATTAA
- a CDS encoding transglutaminase domain-containing protein — protein MQNYSKPAAVLRICSLLLLLSVPHRYLAGILPAAALPVWGLCCTAVIHFLHRKGIRAEAAWGIGFSAALLIPACVLGVLALIPQLIADTLFLRLKLIFGLLALTAFISITSTVLFISAERWRRYEPLAAILVFSLLFFPQQHYRLTVFSHPVFAAGFAGVFMLIQTAVLCIPSGKRRRFAVFFSVFIGLTAIILALLIRTFNKSSVGNNGGLLEQKLFEFDFSQFLQLQDEVKMNTNLVMVVHVDQEYDSHLFRRMYLSGWSPQKGFYEKTAPGEPEQPLRVAGQPEELPHQPFLCRERVSQEIFTVNLDPDSLVALDYPLSVTPYTVWDTVSFKGAYKVESEILHGVPLDLITAEAPSGNPEEGLSAEALRFYTAVDSGTKELLSPIAESVTAPFALYYDKVYALLDYFREGEYRYSLRPGQAPDGDQLRYFVTESKKGYCSYFAFAYCLMLRSLGIPARVAAGFFLQPESGILNYYPVRANMAHAWVEVFFPYLGWVDVDPTTEQLAEGEMLDFSFQAGGDQFTQLLDEILLNRSSLRARHDGALSAAEAQTVAQRVSQFFNMHRGILLGIAALVLILLYGLFRAYPYLIIRFSRNNRKIILTLKRLHKHPSEAFYALTQKAKFAPACTDEDVAVAKRLYRAEKKQRQPDGAQVNEPYRKHPQTDSYDERTDMDTRRSDKQSPRGGMLLVLFLFLLPLRLFPASGADELLQKADKAVQAENWDTAAALLEEGIARYPANELFQLKLGDMYFNNGLYEPAYRRFTEGLRINRYNIKLLYGAAGAAAALNKEEEARLLLHEYLSYNPTDIFGWSTYGWLCFKTHRTDEGIKAMLDARSSYGDDGCIANALGNLYGELFDYRNAALYYRKGIELAIQNDSLYSASVYSYNKAILETEFYHFAQAEEDARNASGYFSRASGYLILGELEERKNNFDRAITYYAQSTKDNPTPLPLINLAKIYLRMGHWEQAERYIAQIERVTDYSWIANFGMSTAQFYTELYGLYQTLYEKKYAAEKIRVPESIKDAFVRSKNLTKYSALVRYYRAAFSIHNLKLAKEYTITDAGGNTHELYRNSFYYRAFQSAPFKARRYLHRAERLETSVIPQARPSYIAEKGILLRDAQLLREALETLDPVWEKELREQAAAALIGCTKKTELKTMLYQELLQSNPACFPEHGIRLPVTLTCTGSNERLRKQTEKRLAAALNKSLFTVSKSAPFVITAVCSESGVRLSLTGRDGSVYFRYDHPAPAAGKYAAAACVNRFAARLFRIHN, from the coding sequence ATGCAGAACTACTCTAAACCTGCCGCCGTGCTCCGTATATGCTCTCTTCTGCTGCTCCTATCGGTACCGCACCGCTACCTTGCCGGTATTCTTCCTGCAGCGGCGCTGCCTGTGTGGGGGCTCTGCTGCACGGCGGTAATTCACTTTCTGCATAGAAAGGGAATACGTGCGGAAGCGGCGTGGGGCATCGGTTTTTCAGCCGCGCTGCTTATCCCCGCGTGCGTACTCGGAGTGCTTGCGCTGATACCGCAGCTCATTGCGGACACACTTTTTTTGCGCCTCAAGCTGATATTCGGCTTACTTGCACTTACCGCCTTTATCAGTATTACCTCGACAGTGCTGTTCATCTCCGCCGAACGGTGGCGGCGCTATGAGCCGCTCGCAGCCATTCTCGTATTCTCTCTGCTGTTTTTCCCGCAGCAGCACTACCGTCTTACGGTGTTTTCCCATCCGGTCTTTGCGGCAGGCTTTGCCGGTGTCTTTATGCTGATTCAAACAGCCGTGCTCTGCATCCCGTCCGGTAAACGCCGGCGGTTCGCGGTGTTCTTTTCCGTCTTTATCGGCTTAACGGCGATCATCCTTGCACTCCTCATCAGGACGTTTAATAAAAGCTCAGTCGGCAATAACGGCGGTCTGCTTGAACAAAAGCTTTTCGAGTTTGATTTTTCTCAGTTTTTACAGTTGCAGGATGAGGTAAAAATGAATACCAATCTGGTGATGGTAGTGCACGTCGATCAAGAATATGATTCTCACTTATTCCGTCGCATGTACCTGTCGGGCTGGAGTCCTCAAAAAGGGTTTTACGAAAAAACAGCTCCCGGTGAACCGGAGCAGCCGCTGCGGGTCGCCGGACAGCCGGAGGAGCTTCCGCATCAACCTTTCCTGTGCCGCGAACGGGTCAGTCAAGAAATATTTACCGTCAACCTCGACCCCGATTCCCTTGTCGCGCTCGACTATCCGCTGTCGGTAACGCCGTACACGGTGTGGGACACCGTGAGCTTTAAAGGCGCTTACAAGGTGGAAAGCGAGATACTGCATGGTGTGCCGCTCGACCTTATTACGGCGGAAGCGCCGTCGGGGAATCCGGAGGAAGGACTTTCGGCGGAAGCTTTGCGTTTTTATACCGCGGTAGATTCCGGCACAAAGGAGCTGCTTTCCCCCATCGCGGAATCGGTTACCGCTCCGTTTGCACTCTACTATGATAAGGTCTACGCCTTGCTCGACTATTTCCGCGAAGGCGAGTACCGGTATTCGCTCCGCCCCGGGCAGGCTCCCGACGGCGATCAGCTGCGGTATTTTGTTACCGAATCGAAAAAAGGCTATTGCTCGTATTTTGCCTTTGCATACTGCCTGATGCTCCGCAGTCTCGGCATCCCTGCACGGGTCGCCGCCGGATTTTTCCTGCAGCCTGAATCGGGTATCCTCAATTATTATCCGGTGAGGGCGAATATGGCGCACGCATGGGTGGAAGTGTTTTTCCCGTACCTCGGTTGGGTAGATGTAGACCCGACAACCGAACAGCTTGCGGAAGGAGAAATGCTCGATTTCTCCTTTCAGGCAGGCGGCGATCAATTTACGCAGCTCCTCGACGAAATTCTGTTAAACCGGTCGTCGCTCCGTGCCCGGCATGATGGAGCGCTTTCTGCGGCAGAAGCCCAAACCGTTGCCCAGCGCGTTTCGCAGTTTTTTAACATGCACCGCGGAATACTGCTCGGTATTGCCGCGCTGGTTCTCATTCTTTTGTACGGTTTGTTCCGCGCCTATCCGTATCTGATTATCAGGTTTTCGCGGAATAACCGGAAGATTATTCTCACGCTGAAACGGCTCCATAAACATCCGAGCGAAGCTTTCTATGCGCTCACCCAAAAAGCAAAGTTCGCTCCCGCCTGTACCGACGAAGATGTTGCAGTGGCCAAGCGGCTCTACCGCGCGGAGAAAAAGCAGCGGCAGCCGGATGGCGCGCAGGTAAATGAGCCTTACCGAAAACATCCGCAGACTGATAGTTATGATGAGCGGACTGATATGGATACGCGTCGGAGCGATAAACAATCACCGCGCGGCGGGATGCTGCTTGTGCTGTTTTTGTTTCTATTGCCCTTACGTCTTTTCCCCGCATCCGGCGCCGATGAGCTGCTGCAAAAGGCGGATAAGGCGGTGCAAGCGGAAAACTGGGATACGGCCGCCGCGCTGCTCGAAGAAGGTATTGCGCGGTACCCTGCAAATGAGCTTTTCCAGCTCAAGCTCGGCGATATGTATTTTAACAACGGACTGTATGAACCGGCATACCGCCGCTTTACCGAAGGCTTGCGTATTAACCGGTACAACATTAAACTTCTGTACGGTGCGGCGGGCGCTGCTGCGGCTTTAAATAAAGAAGAGGAAGCGCGCCTGCTTTTGCATGAGTACCTGTCGTATAATCCTACGGATATTTTCGGATGGTCAACGTACGGATGGCTCTGCTTTAAAACGCACCGAACCGATGAGGGTATTAAGGCGATGCTCGACGCCCGCAGCAGCTACGGCGACGACGGCTGCATTGCAAACGCGCTCGGGAATCTGTACGGCGAACTTTTCGACTACCGGAATGCGGCGCTCTATTACCGGAAAGGAATCGAACTTGCGATACAAAACGATTCGCTTTACTCGGCTTCGGTGTATTCCTATAACAAGGCAATTTTGGAAACCGAATTTTATCATTTTGCGCAAGCGGAAGAAGATGCCCGCAATGCTTCCGGCTATTTTTCGCGTGCGTCGGGCTATTTGATTCTGGGAGAGCTTGAAGAGCGGAAGAATAATTTTGACCGCGCAATTACCTATTATGCACAATCGACAAAAGATAATCCTACACCGCTGCCGCTGATCAACCTTGCAAAGATCTATCTGCGGATGGGGCATTGGGAGCAAGCGGAACGCTATATCGCTCAAATTGAGCGGGTTACCGACTATTCGTGGATTGCGAATTTCGGTATGAGTACGGCGCAGTTTTATACCGAACTGTACGGTCTGTATCAAACCTTATACGAAAAAAAATATGCGGCGGAAAAGATACGGGTACCTGAAAGTATCAAGGATGCGTTTGTCAGGTCTAAAAACCTTACAAAGTATTCCGCATTGGTGCGGTATTATCGGGCGGCTTTTAGTATACACAATCTGAAATTGGCAAAGGAATACACGATAACGGACGCCGGCGGCAATACGCATGAGCTGTACAGAAACAGCTTTTATTACCGGGCATTTCAATCGGCGCCGTTTAAGGCTCGGCGGTATTTGCACCGTGCCGAGAGGCTTGAAACCTCGGTTATCCCGCAGGCGCGTCCCTCGTACATTGCCGAAAAAGGTATCCTGCTCCGCGATGCGCAGCTGCTGCGGGAAGCGCTGGAAACCCTCGATCCGGTATGGGAAAAAGAATTGCGGGAACAAGCTGCGGCGGCGCTGATCGGCTGCACGAAAAAAACTGAGCTGAAAACAATGCTCTATCAAGAGCTGCTGCAAAGCAACCCCGCCTGCTTTCCCGAACACGGGATACGGCTGCCGGTTACGCTGACCTGCACGGGTTCTAATGAACGGCTCAGAAAGCAAACCGAAAAACGCCTCGCCGCCGCTTTAAACAAATCGCTATTTACGGTTTCCAAGAGCGCACCGTTTGTTATTACGGCGGTATGCTCCGAAAGCGGCGTCCGCCTCAGCCTTACCGGCCGAGACGGCAGCGTCTATTTCCGCTATGACCATCCCGCTCCCGCTGCCGGTAAATATGCGGCCGCAGCCTGCGTCAACCGGTTTGCCGCACGGCTATTCAGAATTCATAATTAA
- a CDS encoding AAA family ATPase, with protein sequence MNTEKTAEQLLSALEKAIKGKKDVLRLFITAYLTGGHVLLEDVPGVGKTTLVKTFAALIEKDGQPARFKRIQCTPDLLPYDITGVEVFNAGRNTFEFMEGPVFADILLADELNRTPPKVQSALLEAMAERQVTAGTVTRPLSPYFFTAATQNPVESLGTYPLPAAQLDRFSICLSIGYPDEDAETELLHEQTHPADAEPVTPVVSIRDIAASREEQRQVFVHPVLEQVIARIGKETRAHPAFRLGTSPRAGLHLLHIARTFALVNGRNWVEDDDIRTLAPLVLSHRCLIKTGAGAASELINNITETVIRIADKRTDWMRPAEA encoded by the coding sequence ATGAATACCGAAAAAACGGCGGAACAGCTTCTTTCCGCACTGGAAAAAGCAATTAAAGGAAAGAAGGATGTTCTCCGTCTTTTTATTACCGCATATCTGACCGGCGGGCACGTCCTTTTAGAGGATGTGCCGGGCGTCGGGAAAACCACACTTGTTAAAACCTTTGCAGCGCTTATCGAAAAAGACGGGCAGCCTGCGCGGTTCAAACGTATCCAATGCACCCCCGACCTTTTACCCTACGACATTACCGGCGTGGAAGTTTTTAATGCGGGGCGGAATACCTTTGAATTTATGGAAGGCCCGGTGTTTGCGGACATTCTGCTTGCGGATGAGCTGAACCGCACCCCGCCTAAGGTACAGTCCGCCCTGTTGGAAGCGATGGCCGAGCGGCAGGTAACCGCCGGTACGGTAACCCGCCCGTTAAGCCCCTATTTTTTTACAGCGGCTACGCAAAATCCGGTGGAAAGCTTAGGTACCTATCCGCTCCCCGCCGCTCAGCTTGACCGGTTCAGCATCTGTCTTTCAATCGGTTATCCCGATGAAGACGCGGAAACCGAGCTGCTGCACGAACAAACGCACCCTGCCGACGCGGAGCCGGTTACGCCGGTTGTTTCCATCCGGGATATTGCGGCTTCGCGGGAAGAACAGCGGCAGGTATTTGTGCATCCCGTACTTGAACAAGTCATCGCGCGGATCGGGAAAGAAACGCGGGCACACCCTGCTTTTAGGCTCGGCACATCTCCTCGCGCCGGTTTGCATTTACTGCATATAGCCCGTACCTTTGCCCTTGTCAACGGACGTAATTGGGTGGAAGACGATGATATCCGCACGCTTGCGCCGCTTGTACTTTCCCACCGCTGTCTAATAAAAACCGGCGCCGGCGCGGCTTCGGAACTCATCAACAATATTACCGAAACGGTTATCCGTATCGCCGACAAACGAACTGATTGGATGCGGCCGGCCGAGGCATGA
- the der gene encoding ribosome biogenesis GTPase Der, which produces MSKNRRIDTYRDDRNETGDADTVVHTDTATDTGIRMETDPTTPEGSEGAFDYRKKYENTPLVVIAGRPNVGKSTLFNRFLRERRAITDPTPGVTRDPIEAQAIINGLPVRLMDTGGFKLTRSGDKNDDMMDELVVEKTQDALRRADKILLLLEASAPTAEDEEFIRFLRPYWDKLITAVNKTEGGRGEAEAYNYLSFGFPSLLCISAEHGDNITSLAEEITKGLDFSRVCEAPADTAIRIALIGKPNTGKSTLSNYLTKTSASIVSDIAGTTRDVVEGEFFYKGRQFIIQDTAGIRRKTKVKEDIEYYSVVRAMKSLENADIVFHLIDAEEGLTEQDKKIIVQATKRGLGVIFVLNKWDLVKGEKKFRDAEQYIKIMFGKMEYAPIVPVSAQKGSGIPDLLNTALELFDQLTKKVETSALNLALKDWLEAVPPPHGQRNSFTLKYMLQTSVRPVEFLIFANKPDLVSESYLRYISNRIRKDLGFTSIPFIVRVKGSRVKWEERVKP; this is translated from the coding sequence ATGAGTAAAAACCGCAGAATAGATACCTATAGAGACGATAGAAATGAAACGGGTGATGCCGATACGGTAGTGCATACAGATACCGCTACAGATACAGGCATCAGGATGGAAACAGACCCTACAACTCCGGAAGGATCGGAAGGGGCTTTTGACTACCGCAAAAAATACGAAAATACGCCGCTGGTGGTGATAGCCGGACGTCCGAATGTCGGAAAGTCTACCCTGTTCAACCGTTTTTTGCGGGAGCGCCGCGCCATTACCGACCCGACACCCGGCGTAACCCGCGACCCTATCGAGGCGCAGGCGATTATCAACGGGTTACCCGTGCGGCTGATGGATACCGGCGGCTTTAAGCTGACCCGCAGCGGCGACAAAAACGACGACATGATGGACGAGCTTGTCGTAGAAAAAACGCAGGATGCGCTCCGCCGCGCCGATAAAATTCTTCTATTATTAGAAGCCTCTGCCCCGACTGCGGAAGACGAAGAATTTATCCGCTTTCTGCGCCCCTATTGGGACAAGCTCATTACCGCGGTGAATAAAACAGAAGGCGGACGCGGCGAAGCGGAAGCCTACAACTATCTAAGCTTCGGCTTTCCGTCGCTGCTGTGCATCAGTGCGGAACACGGGGATAACATCACCTCGCTTGCCGAGGAAATAACAAAAGGCTTGGACTTTTCGCGCGTATGCGAAGCGCCTGCCGACACCGCAATCCGCATCGCCCTCATCGGAAAACCCAACACCGGTAAGTCCACGCTCAGCAACTATCTTACCAAGACTTCCGCATCGATTGTTTCGGACATTGCCGGTACTACCCGCGATGTGGTGGAAGGTGAGTTTTTCTATAAAGGCAGGCAGTTTATCATTCAGGATACCGCCGGCATCAGACGCAAAACGAAGGTAAAAGAAGACATAGAGTATTACTCGGTTGTCCGAGCAATGAAGAGCTTGGAGAATGCCGACATCGTGTTTCACCTCATCGATGCGGAAGAAGGGTTGACCGAACAAGACAAAAAAATCATCGTACAGGCGACCAAGCGGGGGCTGGGTGTTATCTTTGTGCTGAATAAATGGGATTTGGTCAAAGGCGAAAAAAAATTCCGCGATGCGGAGCAGTATATCAAAATCATGTTCGGTAAGATGGAATACGCACCGATTGTTCCGGTTTCCGCACAGAAAGGCAGCGGTATTCCCGACCTGCTCAACACCGCGCTGGAGCTGTTCGATCAGCTGACCAAAAAAGTAGAAACATCCGCACTCAACCTTGCGCTTAAAGACTGGCTTGAGGCCGTTCCCCCTCCGCACGGGCAGCGCAATTCGTTCACGCTCAAGTATATGCTGCAAACCTCCGTCCGTCCGGTTGAGTTTTTAATCTTTGCCAACAAACCCGACCTTGTCTCGGAATCCTATCTCCGCTACATCAGCAACCGGATACGGAAAGACCTCGGGTTTACTTCCATACCCTTTATTGTGCGGGTTAAAGGCAGCCGCGTAAAATGGGAAGAGCGGGTAAAACCGTGA